AAACTGAAAAAATACCGAATGATTAGGTTACTACTGCTATGAATATACTCCGAAGGGTGACCTCCTTTGGCGGTTACTCCCATGCCCGGAGAACGTACGTCGGCTAGATCATGACGCTCCGCAATTTTTTTGCGTTCCCTCTTGGACCAACTTCCCATCATCTCCAATTCGGTAGTGATGCCGAACTTCAGAGCGTCTTTCAAGCCCTCTTCGTCCGTATGGACATGAGAATCGATCAGCCCGGGCATTAATGTCGCACCGTGGGCATCGATCACTACGGCGTCCGCTGGAATCGGTCCGCCCACCGATTGGATGATCTTGCCTTGGATCACGACAGTCGTATCCTCGATGATACGCTCTCCGTCGAAAATCCTTGCGTTCTTGATCGCGAAGGGCTCGTTTTTCAAAACGGCAGGCGCCCCTTTGCATCCTGCAAACTGACTTAGGATAGCTAGGGCGATTATACAAGAGGTCCAACCTGCGGCTTTATTCGGATTCATGCAACGATTCCTTTTTTTAATGAGACCGACTAGGGAAGATTCCGATCCCAAATATTCAACGAAAATTATGGAGAGAATTTTTTATGTTAGCGAATGGAGCGGTCGTTTTTGCGAAATTGTGTGGAGCATCGAGTCGGATCATTACAAAGCGAAGGCAAATGGGAGTGTCTTAAAAATTTCACACAATTTAATCTTGAGATAAGGCTCTCATGACAGTCAAGCCGTGAGCTTTGAAATTTTTAGTTCTTTTAGTTTCTCCATGTCAACATACTTTTTAGTTCCCCATTTCGTGGAGGCAACATGCCTAAGACGAGCAGTGGCCAACATTATGGCAGATCTACCATCCGGGAAAGCTCTCACAACTTTTGTTCTTCTCTTGATCTCTTTTGTGATCCTTTCCGGATGGTTGCTGATTTTATTTTTTGTAAATATTATTTATTTAGAATATTGTTACAAAACGATTTTATATTTATATCCAAAATGGGATATGTGTTTCGCATAACTTTATTATGCGATTGAGTATTTGAATCGTTCTCGATTTCCTGCTGATGCTCTGGTTTTTAAGAGAGGTTTGGGAATGGAGGTTTCGATTTGGAATAAGGACGAGTCGAGGAAAAAGAACAAGCCGACTTACGATGCCGGCTCATTCGGAAATCTTGAGTTTTGCGGGAATAATCTATTCTCGTTTTAGGTGATAGAGTTTGAATTTTCCTTTGTATTCCAAAATGCTTCTAAAAGAACTTAAGGTGAGAGTTTCCTTGGTGCTCGGGCTATACAGAGTGGTTCTGCAGCCTAAATGCAAGGTAAAAGGTCCATATTTTTCAGGCTCTCTTTTGCATTCTAATTTTTGGAATACAAAATCTTTTCCTTCTAACTTGAACAAAAGTTCTTTCACTACTATATTGGACTCCATGGTCATATGGTCGTAAGCCAATTGGGGGCTCATTCCTTGGTCGGAAGAAAATTTTTCTCCTACATGGTTCCAGAACATAGTATTATGTTCATCTGCATTTAGGGCGAGGCTTGAAACGGTAGCGACGTCGCCTTTTTCGAAAGCGGTAACCGCTTTTTGGACTAGTATTTCCTTGGAATCTTGGAGATTGGATAATTTATAATTCGTGAAATCGATGCAACCGCCCATACTTATAAGAAAGGCGATTGAGAGTGTTATCTTTTTAAATCGGTATTTGTGGATCATAATATTTATAGACAATAAAAAAACCCGCTCCGTTTTGCGAAGCGGGTTTTTTAAGCAAGAACTACTCTTCCTTAGTTAGCAGGATACTGGGCCCAACCTTGGGTCCAATCCGAAGACGAGTCTTGGATTGCTCCATAGAACGTCGTATCATCAAAGAAGGAGACATTGAAGTTTGTGTTTGCGGTTTTAAGCGCAGTGGTTCCTGTGGTGGTGGCACTTGCGGAAGGCGCATAATTTACTGTTGCATCTTCTGCAATTGTGGTGATTCCCACGCTTGCTACACCAATATCCACAGTTCCGGAAGCGCAAGCGCCGACAGCACTGTTTTTTATACTTACATAACTGACTCTTGCATCGGCAGGAGCGGAGTCACTTTGGCAATCCAGTGCATTCTTACCTACGTGGTTGTCCACGATGAAGTGAGAATAGTCTCCCAGCTTGTCACCGGATGCACCGGATGCTCTTCTTACGAAGATTGCTCCGCCTGCGTTCGCGGCGCTTGCTCCCGGTCCTACACAAGTTACGTTTGCGAAGAATGGATCGGAACAGGTTCCATTAGTGGCAGGTCTAGCTGTGCCTGAACAAGAGAAAGATGAGTTTCCATCACCCTCAATACAACGAGAGGTATCGTCGTTCACCGCGATCGCAGTTTTGTAAAGGTGAGAAATAGCATACTGGTATTTTCCGATGAATCCGTCCGCAAAGTCGAACTGGTCGTCACGGTTACCTGTAGAGATCATGTGTTTCGCAGTGAAAGCTCCACCCCATTGCTCGAATCCGTCGTCGAATCCTCTATGGCATTGAACGTAATCCAAAGAAGTTCCCGATCCGACCCCCATAAGAGAAACGCAGTTTCTTTCGTTACCGGGAGAGAATGGTGCTCCAGCGAATTGGACTACTACGTAGGTTAGGTTTCCAGAATTGTCTGCGTTATTGTTTCCACCAAAGGAACCGGTATCACCTTCTCCGATCGCAGTTTGTCCGTAACCACCGAAGGTTTGGACTGCATTTCCTTGGATGATGATTCCTTGCCAGTCGGCAGGAGCTCTAGATCCAGCGTCTTTAGAAGAAGTGAAAAGAATCGGTTCTGCGGCCGTTCCATTCGCATGGATTTTTCCACCCGGCTTAATCAAAAGGGCGCCTGCAGGAGCAACTGCTCCATATACAACCACTCCCGCATCGATCGTGAGCGTTATACCATTCGGAACGATGACCGTTCCACTTAGAACGTAGGGACTTCCCCCTTTGGTTAAGTGGAGGTCGCCAGAAAGAGTTCCGCTGATCTGGGTTCCGTTTTTCGGATAAATCATATCGATCGCTACGGAACTAAAGCTAAAGTCATAACTTCCGCCAGCTTGGATAATGTTTCCTCCAGAATAGAGACTGGCCCAAGAAGACTCGCTACTAGTAACATCTTTACCGGTTGATAGTTCCAAAGGAGCATTCCCCAATTTCTCGGAAACAGGTGAAAGCAAAGAAGCAACTCCGTTTTTAGCGATTCTCAATCTCCGAGCTTTCAGAGGGGAACCACCGGATGGAGTTACGATTACTTTATAAGTATTTCCTACGCTAGAAACGTCGAACTTAGCATGAAAGGAACCGTTAGCTCCCGTTACGAAAGTCGTGATTGGAGTTCCATCAGCTTGAACGGTCGTATTGATTCCTGCGCCGATTGCACCTGCTTCCAAGGTGGAAACATCGCAATAGATACGGACAGCATTCTTTGAGTAAGCCAGCGGATAAGAACTCGCGGTGATCGAGGAACTTCCGTCGAAATACTGACCGACAAAACCGGAAGTAGCAGGAGTGATAGACCATCCGTTGATTTGAGCGACAGTCGATGAACCGCATTGTGCCAAGACGAAATCGGCAGCTGGATTGGTTCCAGGAGTCGCTGCAAAGACGGTAGACGCTTTTGCAATATAAGTTCCAGGGCAGTTCGTTGTCGTATTTACCTTAGTCGTTGCATCAAATCCGCCATCGCAAGTGCTTCCATCTCCTGCTGTAGCTGCATTACCGGATGAGTTATTATATAGAAACCCGGAAGGAGTCTTATCAGTTGGAAATGAGTTACTGCCAGTAAAGTAGTATTGGGTAGCAGGGTTATTTTTAACCCAGTTATGAGGAAGAACCGTTACGGAACTTTCTCCTCTGCCCAAGATTTGCACGGTAGCTCCTACAAGAGGAGCGCCGGTACCATCTACCAGCGTTCCGGAGATATAAACTCCGGGTTGGCTTCCGCCGAGTAGTGCGAGCAGTGCAGCTCCGCTATTCCCAGAAGACGATTTAGGACAATTGAGAGTAAAGAATCCGAGAGTCGCTAACCCTAGGAAATACCCCATCTTTTTTATAGAACGATTCATTTCGAATCTTTCCTCCAAATAAATTCAGTTGATCTAATGAAAACATATGTTTGTTTCATTTCTGTTTCGATTCCGTTAGTTTTCCATCTCCGGGGAACTTTCAGTTAAACGTATAGGTCGCGGAGAAAGTAAACGTAGGCCCTAAGCGATACGAATTGATCGTTTGGCCTTTATACGAATGGCTTCCCAGATCTATGAAATTGCTTCCTATATTGAAACCGTTCGTAGTGGTATGGGTTCCCCCAAATGCATCTAAGTAAGGGTTCTCTTGCACGATTTTGATTCTTGCATCGTTTAAGTTCTTACCGGAAATTTTGATATCCAACTTCTCGAAGAATTTCACGATATAGGTCGCGTCGATCATGCCCACGGGTCTTTCATAAGTGTCCGGGATACCGAGTCCCCCAACCGCATTGATCCTGGGTCCGAATTCGTTATAGAGCAGGGTGATGGAATGGTCTCCCTTCTCGTCGAAGCGGTAACGAAGGTTTACGTTATACACATATGGTGACTGTCCTTGCAATGGACGGCTGATATTCGTAGGTTTCTGGGTGGAAGTTCCAAGCTGGTAATAGATCCAGTCGTTGAAAGTAACCTCCGACTTGATAAAGAACGTATTGATCCCTATAGAGAATCTTTCCAATCTTTGGCTGATTAAATCCAGGGACTTTCTAGCTTCAAACTCCACTCCTCGCACATACGCTGACTGAGCGTTGGTGTATGTGTAACGGAACTGAGAGTCTACTTCCATGACTTTCTCGATCGGAGAAGACATCTGCTTATCGAATACGCCTATGGCTATGATTTCATCCGCTTTAGGATAATATTCATAGCGAACGTCATAGTTATGGATATAAGTCTTGGTTAAGAACTGGTTACCGACCTCAATCCCTCCTCCCAAAATATTGAAGAACTGGAAGGGAGCCATTTCTCGGAAGTCCGGTCTTGCTAAAGTTTCTGTGTAGGAAACTCTTATGTTCGTCTTATCGTTCGGACTAAGGATAAAGTTAGCCGAAGGAAGAATGTTTTGGTTGGCGTTGATCGCATAAGGTTTCCGGAAAGTAGGATCTATAATGGAAAGCTCATACGAATTCAAATAGGATTTATAATTGTATCTGTCGAAGAATTCTGCGTTTGGATCAAATGGGTTAGTAGTTTTGACCGCTTGGAAGTTATTTTCGTAACGGAATCCTCCCACGAAGCGGAGTAGTCTATGAATCGGCATATCCACTTGAGTGTAGTACGAAGTCAGCTTTTGAGCCGCATCGTATTTGTCCGTAGGTTGAGTGGCGTCATCCACATAGTAGCCCTTGGCTCCCCGGTTGATCGGATTGTACACGACTTCCGGAGGCAAAGGATAGTTGGGGGCGGGGAGCGAGCCACCTAAAAGGTTTTGCCCCGGTATTGCAGAGCGGAAGAAATATCTCTCAGCATTGAAGCTACGAGTACGATCCAAATAGCTGTACCCTACTTTTAACTTGGATTGCAATCCGTCCCATTGATTGAACGGAATTTCGTAATCAAGGCCAGCGAATTTACTAACGTCGATCGTATTCGACCAGAATTGGCTGCTTCCCAGGGTTCCCCCTTGCAGATTGGGGGCGATTTTTCCGATCTGCGCCGGATCCACCGCATAAATGGTATCCCTCATATCCGGTTGGTCCCTTCTCGCTTCGGAGTGCGAGATTTTCCAATCCAGTTTCGTATCCTTTCCGAACATGTGGATAATATGGTCCCCTCCTAATTGGGAGGTGAACAGGTTTCTCATGATATAATTCAGCTTTTGAGCGCCTATATCCAATCCGGCAGCGTAATTGCTTCCGTTATAAATCAATACTTCCTTGTCGTTGTTCACGCTTAAGAAGTTTTTAAAATGGATCCTGTGGCCCGCGGAAATTTGGAACGTGTTGTTGAAGATCGTTCCCCAGTTTACAGATTCCACATACCATCTTTGGTTATAGTTATAATATGGGATGAGCCTAACATTCTTTCCTCCAACCGGAAGGCCATTGGCGATTCCCCCCGCTCTGTTTAATGTGTCGTATTCATCACGGAATTGGTAATCGTTGTTATAGGTGATTGCGAACAGGGTTCCGAATTTCTTCTCTCCTCCCAGATCGAATTTGTTTCCGATCGAGAAGTTATATCCCGTATTCATCGGGGCGTTGATCTGAGAAGGAGACCATTGGTTGCT
This sequence is a window from Leptospira wolffii serovar Khorat str. Khorat-H2. Protein-coding genes within it:
- a CDS encoding TonB-dependent receptor domain-containing protein; translation: MKKKIFQLIFALAALSYSNQLLAQGAGTVSGQALDAQTAEPMFGVTAIIRSINKYGRTDVDGNYEIVGVPDGEYQIEFIMQGMETQKKKVTVAGGKARANVAMGVKKLETVVVEERALNDSESSLLKFQKKSAAVSDGISAQAIQKTPDSSAGDVIRRVTGITLVGGRFVFVRGLGERYSNTLLNNAPLPSTEPNKRIVPLDLFPSSLIKNIIVSKTFIPEEPAEFAGGTVKIDTKEYPEEFFVKVGFQTGYNNNTTFQNFKTYSGGGQDWLGISEGNRKKPDLVDSLPNAPFKEVGTGQYGYNAGMITAGSLQFSNQWSPSQINAPMNTGYNFSIGNKFDLGGEKKFGTLFAITYNNDYQFRDEYDTLNRAGGIANGLPVGGKNVRLIPYYNYNQRWYVESVNWGTIFNNTFQISAGHRIHFKNFLSVNNDKEVLIYNGSNYAAGLDIGAQKLNYIMRNLFTSQLGGDHIIHMFGKDTKLDWKISHSEARRDQPDMRDTIYAVDPAQIGKIAPNLQGGTLGSSQFWSNTIDVSKFAGLDYEIPFNQWDGLQSKLKVGYSYLDRTRSFNAERYFFRSAIPGQNLLGGSLPAPNYPLPPEVVYNPINRGAKGYYVDDATQPTDKYDAAQKLTSYYTQVDMPIHRLLRFVGGFRYENNFQAVKTTNPFDPNAEFFDRYNYKSYLNSYELSIIDPTFRKPYAINANQNILPSANFILSPNDKTNIRVSYTETLARPDFREMAPFQFFNILGGGIEVGNQFLTKTYIHNYDVRYEYYPKADEIIAIGVFDKQMSSPIEKVMEVDSQFRYTYTNAQSAYVRGVEFEARKSLDLISQRLERFSIGINTFFIKSEVTFNDWIYYQLGTSTQKPTNISRPLQGQSPYVYNVNLRYRFDEKGDHSITLLYNEFGPRINAVGGLGIPDTYERPVGMIDATYIVKFFEKLDIKISGKNLNDARIKIVQENPYLDAFGGTHTTTNGFNIGSNFIDLGSHSYKGQTINSYRLGPTFTFSATYTFN